The DNA region TGCGGAGCTACGACCTGAAGTACTCGCGTCTGGCCGCATTCGGCTCCACCCACAATCCCAAGCACAAGGCCGAGAACGACGCCAACCTCAAGGCGCTCATCGAGGCCAAGCCGGCCGTTGCGACCATTTTCGGCAAGAGCTGGGACCTCCACGTGACCGATGCGCTGCGCATTCCGCTGGAGCGCAATCTCGAGATCATTCGCGACTCCGTCGCCTTCCTCAAGCCCCACTTCGAGGACGTCTTCTTCGACGCCGAGCACTTTTTCGACGGTTTTCGCGAGAACCGCGACTACGCCCTGTCCTCCCTCAAGGCGGCGCATGAGGCCAGTGCCGGCGTCCTGGTGCTGTGCGACACCAACGGCGGCACCCTGCCGAGCGACCTGCGCGAGATATTCGATGTGGTCAGAAAGGAGCTGCCCGAGGCGCGCCTGGGCATCCACACCCACAACGACTCGGACATGGCCGTGGCCAACTCCATCGTGGCGGTCAAGTCCGGCGCAAGCCAGGTGCAGGGCACCATCAACGGCTACGGCGAACGTTGCGGCAACGCCAACCTCTGCTCGGTCATTCCGGCGCTGGAGCTCAAGTGCGACGGCAAGTTCCAATGCCTGCCCGAGGGCAAGCTCACGCACCTGACCACGGTCTCGCAGTTCGTGGCCGAGATCGCCAACCTGCGCCCCTTCCTGCGCCAGCCGTACGTGGGGCGCTCCGCTTTTGCGCACAAGGGCGGCATCCACGTGAGCGCCATCCAGCGCAACAGGCGGACCTACGAGCACATCGAGCCGGAAGCCGTGGGCAACGAGCAGCGCATCCTCATCTCGGACCTCTCCGGCCGCAGCAACATTCTGGAGAAGGCCAAGAAGCTGGGCTACAAGCTGGAGCGCGAGGACGCCCTGGTGGGCGACCTGCTGGCCGAGATCAAGGACCGCGAGAACCGCGGCTACGAGTACTCCTCGGCCGAGGCTTCCTTCGAGCTGCTGTTCTACCGCGTCATGGGCTGGTCCAAGCGCTACTTCACGCCCATCAACTTCCGCGTGACCGACGCCCTGCTCCAGGGCGAAGAGGTCATGAGCGAGGCCACGGTGATGGTCAAGGTGCGCGGCCAGGTGGAGCATACCGCCTCCACCGGCGAAGGCCCGGTAAACGCCATGGACCGCGCCCTGCGCAAGGCCGTGGAGCGCTTCTACCCGTGCATCAGCGAGGTGCGCCTCACCGACTTCAAAGTGCGCGTGCTGAGCGGCACCACCCAGGGCAGTCCAGGCACGGCCTCCCACGTGCGCGTGCTCATCGAGTCTGCGGACAAGAACTCGCGCTGGTCCACGGTGGGCGTCTCCCACAATATTATTTTCGCGAGCTGGAACGCGCTTGTCGACTCCCTGACGTACAAGCTCTTCAAGGACGATCCGCGCAAATGGCCCAACCATAAGCCGTAGCGGCCAGGGCCAGAAGGCAGAGTGCGTTACGCGATTGGGATCGTGCAAGACTGGCGCAGCCGCCCAATGCGGCGTCAGTCCTGCGCCAGACATCCTGCGGCCCCATCCCGAACAGTGGCGAGGGTTGCGGTGCTATTCCCTCTCGTGTAGTTATTTGATGACTCCTCTAGCTATGTTAAAGACTTCGTTAGTCATCTAACGACATTGTGGACAGGGAGCCAGCCTGATGTTTTCAAGGGGGCGACCGTGTGGAGGCGCTGACGCCGTGTGCGGACTCCTGGATTCGGCTGCTGTTTCGACCTGCTCCATCGCGTTGTTTCTCCAGCCATAAAGACCATGTGGGCATGATGAAGATACCCATGAACGACCTGTCCCGGCCCTACCGGGACAACCAGACGGTTTTCGATACGATCCTCACGAAAGTTGGCGCCAGCGGCTATTACCTTGGCGGGCCATATGGCAAAGCGTTTTCCCGCGAGTTCGCCGAGTACGTCGGCATGCCGCATTGCCTCCTGGTGGGCAACGGCACCGACGCGCTGGAGCTGGCCCTGCGCGCCGCAGGCGTCGAGGCCGGAGACCATGTGGTCACCGTGGCGAACGCCGGCGGGTACACGACCACGGCCTGCCGGCTTATCGGCGCGGTACCCGTGTACGCGGATATCGACGCAGACACGCTGCTTATGGACATGGACGATGCGGCGTCGCTGGTCGATCCGAACGTGAAGGCCGTTGTGGCGACCCATCTGTACGGCGCGGTGGCGGATGTCGAGGCGTTGCGCGCCAAGCTTGCCGCCCAGGGCAAAGCCTGCCCCATAATCATAGAGGACTGCGCCCAGGCCCATGGCGCATCCCTTCGGGGGCAAATGGCCGGGAGCTTCGGGGATCTGGCCACCTTCAGCTTCTACCCGACCAAGAATCTCGGCGCGTTCGGCGACGGCGGCGCGGTGCTCTGCCGTGACGAGGCCGTCATGGAGCGGCTTTCCCGGCTGCACCAGTACGGCTGGAACACACGGTACAACGTTGCCGTTCCGTTCGGCCGGAACAGCCGCATGGATGAGATTCAGGCGGCCGTGCTGTCCGCTCGTTTGCCCAAGTTGGAAGACGCCAATGGTGCGAGGCGCGCAGTCATCGAGGCCTATGCCGCGGCGGCGCCGTCCTGCGTGGTGTTTCCGAAGCGTCCCGATCAGGTCCCGTCTGCGCATCTGGCCGTGGTCATGGTGGAGGACAGGAACGGGTTCCGCGCGCATCTCGCGGAGCGCGAAGTGGGAACGGACATCCACTACCCGGTGCTCGACTGCGACCAGGCCGGCTGGCGGGACCTTCCCCAGGTTTGCGGGCAGCTCCCGAGCAGCCGCCGTTGCTCCGAGCGGATTGTCAGCCTGCCGTGTTTTCCGGAGCTGACCCAGGAAGAAATCTCAATCGTGGCCGAAGCCCTGGCCGCCTACACCCCATGACCGAAGCGCGCGCACCAGAATTCTCCTTAGTGATTCCCGTTTATCGCAATGCGGAAAACATCCCGCATCTGCTCCCTGCTCTGGAACAGATGTGGGAACGTACCGGGCGGGACATGGAGGTGGTCTTTGTCGTGGACGGCTCCCCGGACGACAGCTTCGACCTGCTGCGACGGGCGTTGCCCAACGTACCGTACCCGGCCCGGCTGGTGGAGCACAGCCGCAACTTCGGCTCTTTTGCGGCGATCCGCACAGGCATGGGCGTTGCGCGCGGCAGCTATATGGCGGCAATGGCCGCGGACCTGCAGGAGCCGCCGGAGCTGGTGCTGGAGATGTTCCAGACCCTTGCCGATGACAAGGCCGATGTTGTTTTCGGCCAGCGTTCGGAACGCGATGATCCCTTCCTGTACAAGCTGCTGTCCCAGACGTTCTGGAAGATATACCGCCGCTTCGTGATCCCGGATATACCGCGGGGCGGCGTGGATGTTTTCGGCTGCAACCGGCGTGTGCGCGATGCGGTGCTCAGCCTGAACGAGGCAAACAGCTCGCTCGTGGCGCAGCTGTTCTGGGTCGGTTACCGCCGCGCCTTCCTGCCGTACAAGCGGCGCAAGCGCGAGCATGGCGTGTCCGCCTGGAACATGCGCAAGCGGCTCAAGTACATGCTGGACAGCGTCCTGTCCTTCACCAACCTGCCCATTATGATCCTGTTCTGGATCGGCCTTCTGGGCGTTTCCATCAGCATAGTGCTGGCGGCGGTTGTTCTGGGGGCCTGGGCCATGGGCACAGTCGGGGTCAAGGGCTACACGCCCCTGATGCTGGCGGTGGTGTTTTTCAGCTCCTTGCAGCTTCTGGCCACGGGAATCGTGGGCTTCTACCTGTGGCGGATATTCGAGAACACCAAGTGCCGCCCGGCCACGTTTGTATCCACAGTGTTGCGTTTCGATCCTGAAAACAGTCGGGGAGACGATGGCGACTGATTTTTTTGTGCATGAAAAGGGGCTGTGCGAAAGTGAAAACGTGGGCCCCCGCACCCGAATCTGGGCGTTTGCCCATGTGCTTCCCGGCGCCAGAATCGGGGCGGACTGCAACATCTGCGACGGCGTTTTCATCGAAAACGATGTGCAGGTCGGGGACCGCGTGACGATCAAGTGCGGGGTCCAGCTCTGGGACGGCGTGCGTCTGGGTGATGACGTGTTCGTGGGTCCTAACGCCACATTCACTAACGACCACTTCCCGCGCTCCCGCCAGTATCAGGAGAAGGTGCTGCAGACAGTCGTGGAGTCCGAGGCCAGCATCGGGGCCAACGCAACGATTCTGCCAGGACTGCGGGTGGGACGGGCCGCCATGGTCGGGGCCGGAGCGGTGGTAACGCACGACGTGCCCCACCATGCCATTGTTGTGGGGAACCCGGCCAGGATTGTCGGGTATACCTTTCCTTCCGAGGTCCGGACGGGCTCGGCCCAGGAGTTCAGACCGGAGGATATCGAGGCCCAGGGCGGGCCGCGCGATCTGGGCGTGGGCAAGGCGCAGGTCTGGCCGCTGCCTCATTTTAAGGATCTTCGCGGCGCAATTGTTCCGGTGGAGTTCCTGAAAGACCTGCCCTTCGAGCCGAAGCGCCAGTTCTTCGTGTTCGGCGTGCCGGACAACAAAGTTCGCGGCGAGCACGCCCATAAGGAATGCCATCAGTTCCTCGTGGCGCTGCACGGCAGCCTGAACCTGGTTCTGACGGACGGGGAGCGTTCCGCCGAGATCAGGTTGAACCGGCCGGATATCGGCGTGTACATGCCACCGATGATCTGGGGCATCCAGTACAACTTTTCCGTTGATACGGTGCTTGGCGTCTACGCATCCCATCCGTACGACAGCGCGGAGTATATCCGCGAGTTCGACGAGTTTCGGCGACTGACCCGGAAAGGATCATGATGTTGACGCAAAGTTCGTCCCGGGGGCTGCAGCATTCACGGGGCGGAGCACCACTCTGGCCTACTGTGCTGGCCTGGTCCGGCTTTGTCGCATTGGCCCTGTTGTTCCTGCTGTACATCACCCCCCGCAAGGGCGCCTTTTTCGGGGACGAGGGCTGGTATCTGTACAGCGCCCTGCGCGCCCTGCGCCATGGCGAGCTGAACCTCTTCCTCCCCCAGGCGCCTGCGTACCTGTTCAACACCGGATTCATGGCCGTGCTCGGCGAGGGGTATCTGCCCCTGCGCTGGGTGTACACCATATTCAGCCTCGCCGCCGGACTGGCCGTCATGGCGGGCATTGACGGCGCAAAGGCTCCGAACAGGTTCATCATTCCCCTTGGGCTGTGCTGCGTTCTTTTCGCCGGGCTCTCCTCGCTGGTCAACTATCAGAACGGGCCCAGCCTGTTCCTGCTGATGGGCCTTGGCTTGTACTGGCTGTCCCGAAAAGCGGGTTCGTCTGGCGTACGTGTGACGGTGTGGCTCGCGTCCGGTTTTTTCCTGGCCTGCTCCGCCATGGTGAACCTCACCATAGCGCCGGGGCTGGCGGTGCTGTGTCTGTGGCTCCTGTACACGGCGTGGCGCAAGCGGGACTTCCGCTCCATGCTGGCCCCCCTGTCCTGCGGAGTCTTCCTGGCCCTGATGCTGGGCATATACCTCAGCAAGCTGGGCCTGGCGCAGATGTTCAGCGTCCCCAAAGGCCATGGGTTCCACTATGAACGGGCTTTGGAGATCCTTGCCCAGGGCGCGCTCATGCCTGCGTGCTGGGGAGTCTACTGGCTGATAGGCAGAGTATCGGGCTTGTGGCCCTGTGTGGCTGCCGGAGTCCGGAAGCTGTGCGGAAACAACCCTGCCGCCTTCGGCCTCTTCATTGCGACGCTGACCGTAGCGGCGTATCTGGCGAGATTTCTGCTGGTGATGGCCCAGATCCTGCCGGGTTTCCCGCTTTCGCTTATTCCCGCCACCCATCCGCTGATCATCATGCCGCAGTACGCCTATGCGGTGTTGTGCCTGGCCGTTTTCTACGGCGACTGGAGCACCAAGGCGCAAAGGCGCGGGGCGTTATGCGCGGTGGTGCTGATTGCATACTGGGCGCAGCAGACGTTCTACAGCGACATTCCGGTCAACATCTCCATGGTGTTCGCCTCCGGATACTTTATGGCGCTGGGCCTGGTGATGCTTTCCGCACGCATGGGCAGGGCGGGCAGGATCATAATGAGCGTGGCGGCCGTTCTTTTCGTTGCGGGCTGCATGGTGCATATTTACTACGGCGGCTGGACAACAGAGGTCCGGCCGGTGGGCCCCAAGGTCGAGCTGGACAATCCGCGTTTCCAGGGCATTCTCGAATCGCCGGAGCGGGCAGAGACGTTTGCGCGCATCAAGCAAGCCTACGATGAGTTCGGATGCGCGAACAAGGCCCTGATCACCTTCCGCAACTCCTCGCTGATCTACTACTTCCTGGACCACAAGGCGCCGCCGCGCCTGTCGTACATCTCTCAGAATTACGGCATGTATTATAATGAGATACGCGCCATTCTGGACAGTGGAAAGCCGTGGTGCGTATTTTATTCAGAAAACGTGGACCTGCTCTCCAACAAGAAGCAGGAGAGCAAGGTCATGCGCCTGGTCGAGGAGCATGCGGACAAACGCATGGATATCGGCCATCATCCGCCGCGCCATCTCTATGACGACTTCGTGGTGTTCACCGGGCCGGCCGAAACCGGGTTCCAGGCCGGAGCCCCTGCCGGGAACAGCACGGAGTGAATCGGGCCGACCGCACGAGGCATGCCGGGGAACGTCAGCCCGCCAGCATCCTGTCGAGCTCCACGGCGTTCTGCGCGGCATAGCCCGCCTCGTCATTGTCGAAAAAGCAGTAGACATCCAAACCATCGCCGAGCCAGCCTTCCAGATGACCGGCAATGGTGCGGAGCTGATCAGAGCTGTACGAGCCGCGGTATTTGTCCTCGGCCGGGCCGTGCATGCGCACATAGGCGAAGTCCGCGGTAGCGTGCCACGGCGTGCGGTATCCGGCCAGCTCGTACACGCAGAACGCCGCGTTGTGCTTCTGTAGAATCGCCAATCCCTCGTCGCAGATCCAGCTCGTATCTCGCATCTCCACGGCCAGGCGCACGGATTTCGGAAACGCGGCAAGGCAGTTGTCCAGCCGTTCTCCGTTGAACCGCCAGCGCGGCGGAAGCTGCAGCAGGATGGGCCCCAGAGCGTCGCCAAGGACGCTGGCCCTGTCCAATAATTTGGACACCGGCTCTTCCGGGTCCTTGAGCTTT from Oceanidesulfovibrio marinus includes:
- the cimA gene encoding citramalate synthase, translating into MRTIEIYDTTLRDGVQDVEIHLSLTDKLRVAKSLDDLGVQYIEGGWPGSNPTDKQFFKEMRSYDLKYSRLAAFGSTHNPKHKAENDANLKALIEAKPAVATIFGKSWDLHVTDALRIPLERNLEIIRDSVAFLKPHFEDVFFDAEHFFDGFRENRDYALSSLKAAHEASAGVLVLCDTNGGTLPSDLREIFDVVRKELPEARLGIHTHNDSDMAVANSIVAVKSGASQVQGTINGYGERCGNANLCSVIPALELKCDGKFQCLPEGKLTHLTTVSQFVAEIANLRPFLRQPYVGRSAFAHKGGIHVSAIQRNRRTYEHIEPEAVGNEQRILISDLSGRSNILEKAKKLGYKLEREDALVGDLLAEIKDRENRGYEYSSAEASFELLFYRVMGWSKRYFTPINFRVTDALLQGEEVMSEATVMVKVRGQVEHTASTGEGPVNAMDRALRKAVERFYPCISEVRLTDFKVRVLSGTTQGSPGTASHVRVLIESADKNSRWSTVGVSHNIIFASWNALVDSLTYKLFKDDPRKWPNHKP
- a CDS encoding DegT/DnrJ/EryC1/StrS family aminotransferase; its protein translation is MMKIPMNDLSRPYRDNQTVFDTILTKVGASGYYLGGPYGKAFSREFAEYVGMPHCLLVGNGTDALELALRAAGVEAGDHVVTVANAGGYTTTACRLIGAVPVYADIDADTLLMDMDDAASLVDPNVKAVVATHLYGAVADVEALRAKLAAQGKACPIIIEDCAQAHGASLRGQMAGSFGDLATFSFYPTKNLGAFGDGGAVLCRDEAVMERLSRLHQYGWNTRYNVAVPFGRNSRMDEIQAAVLSARLPKLEDANGARRAVIEAYAAAAPSCVVFPKRPDQVPSAHLAVVMVEDRNGFRAHLAEREVGTDIHYPVLDCDQAGWRDLPQVCGQLPSSRRCSERIVSLPCFPELTQEEISIVAEALAAYTP
- a CDS encoding glycosyltransferase family 2 protein, with protein sequence MTEARAPEFSLVIPVYRNAENIPHLLPALEQMWERTGRDMEVVFVVDGSPDDSFDLLRRALPNVPYPARLVEHSRNFGSFAAIRTGMGVARGSYMAAMAADLQEPPELVLEMFQTLADDKADVVFGQRSERDDPFLYKLLSQTFWKIYRRFVIPDIPRGGVDVFGCNRRVRDAVLSLNEANSSLVAQLFWVGYRRAFLPYKRRKREHGVSAWNMRKRLKYMLDSVLSFTNLPIMILFWIGLLGVSISIVLAAVVLGAWAMGTVGVKGYTPLMLAVVFFSSLQLLATGIVGFYLWRIFENTKCRPATFVSTVLRFDPENSRGDDGD
- a CDS encoding WxcM-like domain-containing protein; this translates as MATDFFVHEKGLCESENVGPRTRIWAFAHVLPGARIGADCNICDGVFIENDVQVGDRVTIKCGVQLWDGVRLGDDVFVGPNATFTNDHFPRSRQYQEKVLQTVVESEASIGANATILPGLRVGRAAMVGAGAVVTHDVPHHAIVVGNPARIVGYTFPSEVRTGSAQEFRPEDIEAQGGPRDLGVGKAQVWPLPHFKDLRGAIVPVEFLKDLPFEPKRQFFVFGVPDNKVRGEHAHKECHQFLVALHGSLNLVLTDGERSAEIRLNRPDIGVYMPPMIWGIQYNFSVDTVLGVYASHPYDSAEYIREFDEFRRLTRKGS
- a CDS encoding DUF72 domain-containing protein, with translation MLARYAEQLSAVEVNAFFYGLPDAESVASWRDTVPEGFVFAVKASRYLTHMKKLKDPEEPVSKLLDRASVLGDALGPILLQLPPRWRFNGERLDNCLAAFPKSVRLAVEMRDTSWICDEGLAILQKHNAAFCVYELAGYRTPWHATADFAYVRMHGPAEDKYRGSYSSDQLRTIAGHLEGWLGDGLDVYCFFDNDEAGYAAQNAVELDRMLAG